Genomic window (Pelodiscus sinensis isolate JC-2024 unplaced genomic scaffold, ASM4963464v1 ctg120, whole genome shotgun sequence):
ggctggggctggctgggggggggggctcccacgggcccatggcaggggctggctgggcggggggggctcccacgggcccagggctggggctggctgggcgggggggggactcccacgggcccagggcaggggctggctgggcggggggggagcccagggcaggggctggctgggcgggggggggctcccacgggcccagggcaggggctggctgggcggggggggctcccacgggcccagggcaggggctggctgggcgggggggggggctcccacgggcccagggcaggggctggctgggcggggggggggctcccacgggcccagggcaggggctggctgggcggggggggggctcccacgggcccagggcaggggctggctgggcgggggggggctcccacgggcccagggcaggggctggctgggcgggggggggctcccacgggcccagggcaggggctggctgggcggggggggctcccacgggcccagggcaggggctggctggggggggggggactcccacaggcccagggcaggggctggctggggggggggcacggtgCCATCAGACCCCAGCCTGTTTTCTGCCCCCCCAGATCACGAGCAGGTGGGCAGCATCGCCCTGGTCGAGATGCTGCATCGCTCCAACCTGCTGGCCATTGTGGGGGGCGGAGGGAACCCCAAATTCTCAGAGATTTCAGGTATGGCCCTTTGGGGGGCTGGTGGTTCCGGGGGGCCGGATGCCTGGGCGCCGGGGGGTCACtggctgctctccccccacagtgctcGTTTGGGACGACGCCCGCGAGGGGCCGGGGGGCAAGGACAAGCTGGTTCTGGAGTTCACCTTCACCAAGCCCGTCCTGGCCGTGCGCATGAGACATGACAAGTGAGTATGAGCCGGCCCCGGCTGCCAGGCCCCAGCCGTAACCCCCCCAGGAGGAGGGGACCTGGCCCACAGCTGTAACCCCCCCgcagggaggggacccaggcgtccggctgTAACCCCCCCGCAGGGAGGGGATCCAGGCGTCCGGCTGTAACCCCCCCCCAGCGGgagggggacccaggcgtccggctgTAACCCCCCagcgggaggggacccaggcgtccggctgtaaccccccccagcaggaggggacccaggcgtccggctgTAACCCCCCAGCAGGAGGGGATCCAGGCGTCCGGCTGTAACCCCCCCGCAGGGAGGGGATCCAGGCGTCCGGCTGTAACCCCCCCCagcgggaggggacccaggcgtccggctgtaacccccccccagcgggaggggacccaggcatcCGGCTGTAACCGccccccctgcagggaggggacccaggcgtccggctgtaacccccccccccagcgggaggggacccaggcgtccggctgTAACCCCCCagcgggaggggacccaggcgtccggctgTAACCCCCCCGCAGGGAGGGGATCCAGGCGTCCGGCTgtaacccccccccagcaggaggggacccaggcgtacggctgtaacccccccccagcaggagggGACCCAAGCATCCGGCTGTAACCCCCCCCAGCaggaggggacccaggcgtccggctgTAACCGccccccctgcagggaggggacccaggcatcCGGCTGTAACCCCCCCCAGCAGGAGGGGACCCAGGCATCCGGCTGTAACCCCCCCCAGCAGGAGGGGACCCAGGCGTACGGCTGTAACCCCCCCCCagcgggaggggacccaggcatcCGGCTGTAACCCCCCCgcagggaggggacccaggcatcCGGCTGTAACCCCCCCCAGCaggaggggacccaggcgtccggctgtaaccccccccagcaggaggggacccaggcgtccggctgtaacccccccccagcaggaggggacccaggcgtccggctgtaacccccccccagcaggagggGACCCAGGCGTGGGGCTCGTGTATTTCAGGATCGTCATTGTGCTGCGGAATCGCATTTACGTTTATTCCTTCCCGGAGAATCCCACCAAGCTCTTTGAGTTCGACACGCGGGACAACCCCAAAGGTACGGCCCCTCCCCcggtgcccccccagccaggagagcgccccgcccagccccacggtGCCCCCTCTCTCCCGCAGGGCTCTGCGATCTCTGCCCCAGTCTGGAGAAACAGCTCCTGGTGTTCCCGGGCCACAAGTGCGGGAGCCTGCAGCTCGtggtgagtggggctgggagggggcagagccatggggggcccgtggggctgggaaggggcagagccgtggggggcccgtggggctgggaggggcaggaggatgtGGGGGTTGCGGGGGGCTGGCAGCCCAGGAAACCACCCATCTcagccctcccccgctgccagGACCTGTCGAGCACCCAGCCGGGCACGTCCTCGGCGCCGTTCACCATCAACGCCCACCAGGGCGAGATCGCCTGCGTCTCCCTCAATCAGCCGGGCACCGTGGTGGCCTCGGCCTCCCGGCAGGGCACCCTCATCCGCCTCTTCGACACGCAGAGCAAGGAGAAGCTGGTGGAGCTGCGCCGGGGCACGGACCCTGCCACGCTGTACTGGTGAGATCCCCCCCGGCACGGACCCCCTGTA
Coding sequences:
- the WDR45 gene encoding WD repeat domain phosphoinositide-interacting protein 4 isoform X3, producing MAQQRGVNSLSFNQDQSCFCCAMESGVRIYNVEPLMEKGHLDHEQVGSIALVEMLHRSNLLAIVGGGGNPKFSEISVLVWDDAREGPGGKDKLVLEFTFTKPVLAVRMRHDKIVIVLRNRIYVYSFPENPTKLFEFDTRDNPKGLCDLCPSLEKQLLVFPGHKCGSLQLVDLSSTQPGTSSAPFTINAHQGEIACVSLNQPGTVVASASRQGTLIRLFDTQSKEKLVELRRGTDPATLYCINFSHDSSFLCASSDKGTVHVFALKDTRLNRRSALARVGKVGPVIGQYVDSQWSLASFTVPAESACVCAFGRSSAKTVNSVIAICVDGTFHKYVFTPDGNCNREAFDVYLDICDDDDF
- the WDR45 gene encoding WD repeat domain phosphoinositide-interacting protein 4 isoform X4; this translates as MAQQRGVNSLSFNQDQSCFCCAMESGVRIYNVEPLMEKGHLVLVWDDAREGPGGKDKLVLEFTFTKPVLAVRMRHDKIVIVLRNRIYVYSFPENPTKLFEFDTRDNPKGLCDLCPSLEKQLLVFPGHKCGSLQLVDLSSTQPGTSSAPFTINAHQGEIACVSLNQPGTVVASASRQGTLIRLFDTQSKEKLVELRRGTDPATLYCINFSHDSSFLCASSDKGTVHVFALKDTRLNRRSALARVGKVGPVIGQYVDSQWSLASFTVPAESACVCAFGRSSAKTVNSVIAICVDGTFHKYVFTPDGNCNREAFDVYLDICDDDDF